In Streptomyces sp. NBC_01381, the sequence GCCTGCTCACGGCGCTCAAGGAGGGCGTCGAGCTGCTTGAGGTCGCGCTCCGTGCGCCGCTGCGCGGCCAGCCTCGCCGCGCTCGACTCCAGGGTGCTGCGCAGCTCCGCGATGTGCCGGGGCTCCGCGTCGGCGAACCTGCGCTGCATGACGCCGGCGAGCTCGCTCGTCGCGACCACGTAGGTGCCCGAGCCCTGCCGGATGTCGAGGAGGCCGTTGTGCGCGAGGGCGCGGACGGCCTCCCGGACGGTGTTGCGGGCCACGCCCAGCTGCTCGACCAGTTCGGGCTCGGTGGGGATGCGGGAGCCCACCGGCCACTCTCCGGAGGAGATCTGATTGCGCAGCTCGGCGATGACCTGCTCGGAGAG encodes:
- a CDS encoding FadR/GntR family transcriptional regulator, translating into MPLTTPRRSALSEQVIAELRNQISSGEWPVGSRIPTEPELVEQLGVARNTVREAVRALAHNGLLDIRQGSGTYVVATSELAGVMQRRFADAEPRHIAELRSTLESSAARLAAQRRTERDLKQLDALLERREQAWASGDAEAFVTADATFHLAVVAASHNDVMMAMYADLGEVLRDWLREDVGKELTPESHMDHARLVEAIREHDEEAAAKEAAGYPFMCRPERLNTPRDPA